TGAATACTGACAAAATCGGCAAAGGCTTGAAAATCGTTGATGGCATAAAAAATGATAACGGCAAAATTGTAATGGTATTCAAGCCTCAGGAAGAAATTTCGCTGAGAACCGCTCTTCTTACAGTTGACAACAATAGTCTGGAGAAGGGTCAAAACACAAAAGCCTTTGACATGCAGTCCAGTAAATTTATTTCGGGTAATCTTTATTGCTTCGACGGGGACAAAGTCGTTAAAGTCGACCAAAACGCGGGAATCGAGTATTTGAAAAATTAAAATGTGAGAAAAAAGTGGTACTGCCGTGCAGACGTCGCGGCAGACTATTTTTTGCAGTATTTCCGTTAATCTGTTAGCTTTTTCGACTGAGCAACCGCAGGAAAAGCCTTTTGTTTATTATTCTTGCGGTTTTTACGCAATCTTATCTAATAGACGTAACTGTAATAAGAGGCTGGGTTAATATCCTTATTTTACTTTTATGCATAGTATTTTTGATACCTACGATTTTGTATACTAAAATCATTTATGGATATGTAGAACAAAGAAAAACACATGAATAAAGCCAAAAAATGCGGCAGGTTTTCCCTGCCGCTATTTTATTTTCTTAACCCTGTTTGACACTAACTATTAATGCAAAAAGGCATGAATTTAAAATTTACCGGTACAAACGTTTTTACTAACCCGATTTCATATGTGCAGAATAAACATTTACTAAATGTATTAAAAATAGTATAATTTTATTGGCTCGGCGTTAACGGCTATGTAATATACTTTGTTAATAGGAAGTGTGTTATATGGACTATAAAGAACGCTATCACGATTGGTGCACAAATCCTGTTTTCGATGAAAAGACACGCGAAGAGCTTAAAAATTTAAAAGACGAAAAAGAGATACAGGACCGGTTTTATAAGGACTTGACGTTCGGAACCGGCGGCCTGCGCGGCATTATCGGCGCAGGGACTAACCGGATGAACATCTACACCGTAGCAAAGGCTACTCAGGGACTTGCAAATTACATAATTGCAAATGGCGGCCAGTCAAAGGGCGTTGCCATCGCTTATGACTCAAGGAATTTCTCCCGTGAGTTTGCCGAAAAAACTGCCCTGACGTTGAATGCGAACGGCATAAAAACATATCTTTTCGAATCGTTAAGGCCTACTCCGGAGCTATCATTCGCATTGAGAGAGCTGCACTGTATCGCCGGTGTAGTGATAACAGCGAGCCACAATCCGCCCGAATATAATGGCTACAAAGTTTATTGGGAAGACGGCGCACAGATTACCCCGCCCCGGGACCAGGAAATCATTGATGAAGTGAATGCCGTTACGTCATTTGGAGCCATTAAAACCATAGACAAAGCTGAAGCCATCAGCAAAGGACTTTTTAATATCATAGGGGAAGAAATCGACAGGCGCTATTACGATGCGCTCAAAAAGCTTGTATTGAGTCCCGAGGCTATTAAAAAGGCTGCTAAGGAATTGAAAATTGTCTATACCCCGCTTCACGGGACCGGAAATATCCCTGTGAGAACAATCTTAAAAGAATTGGGGTTCGAAAATGTCTATGTAGTTCCGGAGCAGGAGTTGCCAGACGGCAATTTCAGCACGCTGAGCTATCCGAATCCCGAGGACCCAAAGGCCTTTACCCTTGCACTCAAGTTGGCAAAAGAAAAAGATGCCGACTTAGTCCTGGCGACCGACCCTGACGCAGACAGGCTCGGAGTTTATGCCAAGGACACAAAAACGGGAGAATATAAGTCATTTACAGGCAATATGTCAGGCCTGCTGATAGCCGAGTATGAGCTTTCTGTCAGGAAAAAGCTCGGCAAACTGCCGAAAAACGGAGCGCTTATAAAGACCATAGTTTCCTCTAATATGGCAAACGAGATAGCGAAGGAATACGGCATAAAACTCATTGAAGTGCTTACCGGATTTAAATATATCGGTGAGCAGATTAAATTATTTGAACAGAACCATAATTATGAGTATCTGTTTGGTTTTGAGGAAAGCTATGGCTGCCTTGTAGGAACCCATGCAAGGGATAAGGATGCTGTTGTAGCCGTCATGGCGCTGTGTGAAGCGGCCGCGTATTACAGAGAACAAGGCCTTACCCTTTGGGATCAGATGCTGCGCATCTATGAAAAGTATGGGTACTATAAAGAGGATTTGACGTCCATTACGTTGAAAGGCTTAGATGGGGCGGAAAAGATTCAGTCTATCTTAAAGAATATGAGAAATAACCCGCCTCAAAGGTTTGGCAGCTTTAAAGTGACCGCCGTCAGGGATTACTTAACGGGTGAAATCACTGAAGTTGAAAGCGGTGCAAAGAAGCCGACGGGATTGCCGAAATCCAACGTGCTTTACTATGAACTTGAAAACAATGCCTGGTGCTGTGTCCGCCCGTCGGGAACGGAGCCAAAAGTCAAGTTCTATATGGGAGTCAAGGGCAGCAGCCTTGAGAACGCCCAAAAGCTTTTGGAGGAACTCAAAAACTCCATGATGGCGCTTGTAAAGTAGAAATGCTGCCTACAAAAATTGCCCAGACAAAAATAGGGATAGGTACATAACCCGTACTTATCCCTGTTTTTTGGCGTATTTTTTGGACAAACATATGTTCACAAATACCCTTAGGCAAAACCGGCGCGTTTAAGATATTGTTTACACAGCGTATTGCGCTGCTATCACAGATCAAGTGCCGTTTCTGCGCAGGATAGGGCAAAATTTGGCTTAGTTTTGCTGTAAAACGCTATTAAAAATGAGTTCTCAACGTGTTTTTAACAACTTTCAACAAGTTATCAACAATTTGTATCGCATTGAATATCCGAAAACATATATTGAAAAATCTTGTCGAAGAATAGCGTTATAATATTAAACTGAAAGTTTTTAACAAGTGAAATAAAAATTGTTAATAATTTTGGAGTATGGTTTATGATTAGAAAAATCAGAAAAGAAGATAAAAATGACTATATAGAAATGGCGAAAAGTTTTTATATGTCCGACGCAGTGGACCACAATATACCCGAAAAGCATATTGAAGACACCTTTGATGAGCTGATGCGCTCTGATGAGTATGCGATGGCATATATCATGGAGTATGAAGGCAAGACTGCAGGCTATGCGCTGTTAGCCAAAACCTTTTCTCAGGAGGCGGGCGGCATGGTTCTATGGGTCGAGGAACTCTATGTCAAGCCTGAATACCGCTGCCGCGGTCTGGGACATGAGTTCTTTTCGTACTTAGAAAATAATCTTTGCAGCGGTGTGAAACGCATCCGCCTTGAGACAGAGGAGAGCAATAAAAGGGCGATATCATTTTATAAGAGCATGGGATTTGAATATTTACCCTATCAGCAAATGATAAAAACGCTTTGACATAGTAATTATTAATTCATAATTCCAAAATTCAGAATAGCACAAATTTTCACTTTGTGACCAAAAGTTCCATTGATAAAATATTAAGATATTGGCTTAACCTTTCTTTTTATTTGAAAAACCGGCAGTTAAGGAGCAACTTCAAATGCGCTGCAAGGCGGCATAAATACAGTCACACGTTCACGGATATGTATAGTAAACCTAAGGCTCCAAAGGGCTTAAAATTACGCTATATGGCCATTATAACGGTTGCAGAAACAGTCTTTTTATTGCTATTTCCCATTCGTGTCAGTGCCCGGAAATCCTTGATAAAAATTATTGTTTTATCATAAATAATTAATTATAATATAGATAAAGAAGAAAATATAACCGTCTGGAAACGGCTCAAAGGAGGATTTTGTTAATGTTCGGACAGTTGAATATAAAAAATGGTCCGTCGCCGGTACCTGCTTCGGTAAAAGTTGTTGTATCTCCTGACTTGATGCAGGCCAGACTTACAATTGAACCTCCTAAATACGGGGGACAAGATGTTTCCTCCCAGATGATCGATGATGCTTTAAGAGAAGCTAAAGTAACATATGGTATTGACGTACCGCTTCTCCAGAAAATAAAAGCGCATCCAGAGTATTCCCGAGAATACGTGATTGCAAGAGGAACAGAGCCAAAAAGAGGAAAAGACGGTTCTATAAAATATTTATTTGAAATCAACAAAGATTCTCACCCAAAGGTCAGAGAAGACGGAACAGTCGATTACCGGGATCTTGGATTAGTAGTAAATGTTAAATATGGACAAGTTCTTGCTGAAATAACCCTCCCGACAAAAGGTGTTGACGGCATGTCCGTTACCGGCAAAGTTTTGCCAGCGGCCCCGGGAAAAGCAATACCTTCTCCGGTTGGGCGCAATACTGCTCTCAGCGAGGACGGTACAAAGCTTTTTTCGACAATTGACGGCCATGTCAGTATGAACGGCAACCGCATTAATGTCGTAGATACCTTTATTGTGTCGGGAAATGTTGATACATCGACAGGAAACATAAAATCCGTTTGTAATGTATCAGTTATCGGAAATGTCACAGAGGGATTTTCGATTGAAGCCGCGGGCAATGTCGAAATCGGAGGCAATGTAGAAGGCGGTTCAATCAAGGCGGGCGGCAATGTGACTATATCGCGCGGTGTCGTCGGCATGAGCCGCAGTAAGATCGAATGTAAGGGCGACCTAAAAAGCACATTTCTTGAAAATTGTGAAATCAATGCCGGCGGAAGCGTAAAGACCCAAAGCATAATGAACTGCAATATTAAATGTGGAGGAAGGCTTGAGGTTACAGGGCGCGGAAAAATCATGGGCGGCCGCTTCGTAGTCGGGGAAAATGTGATTGCAAATCAAATAGGTTCTCCGTCAAATATTCACACCGAGCTTATTTTGGGAGCAGACCCGTCCGTTATGACAAGATATTCAGCGCTACATACTGAAATTGAACAACTCAAAAGTCAAATTGAGAAACTCAAACAGATAATTGACCTTCTGAATAAGTATAAACAGGCCGGCAAGCTCCCGAGCAGCAAAGAACAAATGCTTAGGAGTTCACAGGTGAGCCTTGAAGCCAGTACAGAAAAGCTGAATGCCCTAACCGAGGAATATAAGACGCTCGGTGCGCAGATTGAAAATTCCGGTAACGGTAAAGTAATCTGCCATGATACGCTGTACCGCGGGGTTAAATTAACTATCGGTTTCGCCTCGATGAAGGCGGAAAACGACATTGTTTCGTCGTCCTTTTCGCTTGTAGATGGGAAAATAGTTGTAACGCCAACCCTGCCCTATTGACAATTTCTATGTTTTTTCTGCTATATCTACTGATATATTATGTCTAAAATTTTGAGTTAATGGAATTAATATAATAGAACAGTAAGTTATAGCAGGAAAATACATAGAAAGGGTTGAAAGGAATTGAAAAAGGTACTGAGTGCTCTTTGCAAAAAGGTAAAGAAGTCAAAGGGTGGCTTTACGCTTATTGAACTTATCGCTGTCATTGCGATTTTGGCAATTTTGGCGCTTATACTTGTCCCGACAGTCGGCAGCAGGGTTGCTGCGGCAAAGAGAGCGGCTGCTCTGTCTGATGCTCGGGCGGCTTATATGGCAGCACAGATATATGTTTCTGATAAGCTGAACAATGGTGAGGATGTAGAGGATACCGATGGTACAGTACCGACTGATATGCTTTCGTCAGATGCTTTCAAAACGCTCAATGGCGTTAACGGTTTCACAGTTAAGAGCATAACGATTAAAGATGGTGCTGTCATTTCAATAACTATTCATGACAATAATGGTGATGCGACATATCCGGAATCAACTGCTTCTTCATCCAGCACCAGCGGTACCTAATAAAATACTTTGTAAACTACGGTACAAAATTAGAAAACCAGAACATATTCGGTGTATTTCCCGAATATGTTCTGGTTTTTTTGTAGAGCAATAGCTGGGATATAAAGTGTATAGGGGTTGATTGAAATCTCGGAGTTAAAAAATATATTCGGCACGCTATAGCAAATAGCGTTGTTGTATGTCGGAGAAAGAGACGAAACGGATCTAAGCAACAAGATTGCCCTGCCAAATTTTTATTTACCTAATCTGAGTCATCCGCGCCATATCTTCTCTTAAATGACCGTATAAATCACGGTACATTTTATAGTATTCATTGTATTTGGCGTGAGCTTCGGGGTTGGGCGTAATCTTTTTGTCCAGCACCTGCCATTTCTTTAAATCTTCTCGGGTCAGCAGGCCTGTGCCAAGTCCCGCCAGCATCACGTCGCCGAGGTTGGCTTCTACATCGTGAATGGGGCATACAATGCTGTGTCCGGTCACGTCTGCAAAAATCTGCTTCCAGAGCGGGGATTTGCTGACCCCGCCAGCCAAGAGAATACTTTCCTTTAGTTCAGTACCGCAAGACTCCATCGTATGGCGGAGGGAGTACGCGACTGCTTCCAAGAATGCCCGATAGATATGTGCGCGGGTGTGAACCAATGAAAGGCCAAATATTGTTCCCTTCGCGTTGGTGTCCCAAAGGGGGCTGCGCTCGCCCATGAAATACGGGAGAACAATGAGTCCTTCCGAACCCGCGGGGATACTGGCTGCCTGACGGTCAAGAACGGCATAGGCGTTTTCACCGCCGGCCGCTTCCGCGCGCTTTTCCTCTGCGGCAAAGGTGTCGCGGAACCATTTGATGACTGCTCCGGCTGTTGCGCCGCCGCCGAAAGAATACGTCAGCCGCCGCGCATTATACACATATGGCCAAGAGATAAGGTCACGGGCTTCAATGGGTTCCTCATGTACCAGAGCGGCGCACATGGAAGTGCCGATTGCCGCTGCATAATCGCCCGGCTCGAATACGCCGAGGCCCAACGTAGCTACACCGCAGTCAACGCCGCCGTTAAAGACCGGAGTGCCGGGGGTGAGATTCATTTCCTGTGCAGCCGCAGTGGTCAGTGTGCCTACTGGTTCGGTGTTTTCAACAATACGCTGCGGCATTAAAGTTCGCGGAACACCCATAGCATTCAGCATCTCATCTGACCATGAGCGGGTGTTCATATCGAAAAATCCACCCAGATTGCCCGCGGAGGAGTAGTCAATGGCTACTTCTCCGGAAAGGCGGGCAATGACATATGCGTTTGGCGGTAAAAACATACGAATTTTTACCCAATTTTCCGGCTCGTTGTCGCGTATCCAAAGGATTTTAGTGTAGCCGTAGTATGGATCCGTACCGTTCTGGGTAATCTGCCAGAGGCGGCTCTGATCCACATGCTGCCGGACCCAGCGTTCCTGCTCTTCGGCTCGGCGGTCCATCCAGATAAGGCAGGGGCGCACAGGATTCAGCGCTTCATCAACCGGTACGCCGGACCCGCCGTAAAGGCCGCTGATGCAGATACCGCGGATGTCTTTCGGGTCAACTCCGGACTTTTTCACGGTATTTGCTACGGATTGCTTGACGGCGTTTAGCCAAACATCCGGCCATTGTTCTGCCCAAAGCGGTTTGGGGGTAAGAACGTCATATTCCTGCAGGTCCTGTGCAACCAGATTTCCGGAGGTGTCCATCAGGATGGACTTGGTTCCCGAGGTACCAATATCAGTACCGATCAAATACTGCATCTGATTACCCCCGTTTTAAAACGTGATTGCGACTTTGAAGTCCCCGTATTTGCCGGTTGCATATTCAAAGGCCTCTTCCCATTTTTCAATCGGGAAGGTGCGGGAAACGACTCCGTCTGTTTTAAGCGTACCGTCGGCGATATGCTCAATGACATACGGGTAGCAATAAGGTGAGAGATGGGAACCAAGTACGTCCAGCTCCTTGCGGTCGCCGATAATCGACCAATCCACAGTGGTCGGCTCAGCAAAAACTGAGAACTCTACAAAGCGGCCCAGTTTGCGTACCATCTGCAAGCCTTGAATGACTGAAGACGGATGGCCGGTGGCTTCAATGTAGGTGTCGCAGCCGTAACCGTCGGTCAGTTTGAGAATTTCAGCCTGGACATCGACTTTGCTGGGATTCCAAACTATATCTGCACCAAACTCTTTCGCCTTAGCTAAGCGTTCATCCTTCATATCAAGCGCAATAAGAAGCTTGGGGTTGCGCTGGCGGGCGTATGTAACCATGCCAAGTCCGAGCGTGCGGCGCCGGAAATTACGACTACGTCCTCTGCGCCGATATCGGCACGGTCAACGCAGTGTTTGGCACAGGAATAAGGCTCGATAAGCAGGGCCTTTTCCAACGCAAGGTCTTTTGGAACCTTGTGGACAACCGCGTTCTTAGGCAGCCTCATATACTCGGCCATACCGCCGTTAGTGCTTGCAAAAAAGCCGAAGGTTTTGTGCGGCTGGCACATCCAGTACTTTCCGCTCTTGCAGAAACGGCATTCGCCGCAGGGGTAAATCTGGTCGGCAGTCAGGCGGTCGCCGACCTGTACTCCCTTTACGTTTTCGCCGACTTCGGCTACAATACCGATGAATTCATGACCCGGGATAAACGGAGGCTCCACCCAACTGGGCTGGCCGTTTCCGCCCCAGAACATATCTGCGCCGTGTTGGCATTTCAAGTCTCCGGCACAGACTCCGCAGCCTTCGACTTTGAGAATAATATCGTCGGGACCACATTCCGGCGTTGGATAGGCTGGTTCAAAGCGGTAATCGCCGCGACCATAGGCAACCAGTGCTTTCATTGTTTTTGGAATTGACATATTTACACCTTCTTTTTGATAAATACAGCTTACAGTTTCAGAATTGCTCCGTGAGTGAGCAGAATGGAACGAACCTCCTGCGGATCGACTTCACGTGGTGTAATGCCTTTTTTGACTGAAAGTGCAGCACCGATTCCGGCTGCCTCACCCACTGCCATGCAGAGGGTCATAATGCGGCTGGAACCAAAAGCCACATGGTCAACGCTCATGCAGCGTCCGGCCATCATCAAGCCATCTATACTGTTGGAAACGGTGCAGCCAAAAGGTACGCCATACGGCTCCTCAATGGTTTTGGTATAAGTGCCCTCACCGTTGCCCTTGTGTATATCAATAAAATATGAGTACAGCGCGATTGAGTCGTCAGGAATGCGGCCTTCAATACAATCTTCTGCTGTAAGCTTTTTGATTCCCATTATACGGCGGGATTCCCGTACACCTATGACTGCGTTGACGTAAGTGACATAGCTGTTTTCGAAGCCAGGTACATTTTCCTGCAGCATCTTGACTAACGGCAGAATCTGCAGGTGTGTTTCCTGTTCGCCGCGGCTTAGGTCATGCACATTGCTGTCGTCAAAATTCTGAATGCGGATAGTATTGACCGCAACATGGCCGGGAATAGGCAGCCGTATGTAGATAACCGTGTCACGCTGGATGGGGCATTTGCCTTCAGCACGCAGCTTCTCAATCATATGATTTAGGCCAAAGAAGATGTGACCGGGGTTGTTGCGGAAGAACTCCGCATTGTAGCCGGGACGGATGTGGGTCAGTCCCATGTTGTATGGCAGCTCTTCGGGGTGCTCGGCAATGAAGTCGATAAATTTGTCAAAATCCACTCCGCCCAAGTTGAACATCAATGAAGGCGGCTGGAGTATACCTGTACCTTCTTCACCCTTTTCATATTCCGCGCCTGCCAAATAGGCCAAGTCGCCGTCGCCGGTAGCGTCTATGAATACTTTGGCCTTAATCTCAATTTCAGTGCCCTTGCCGACCACTGTGACTGCTGTCAGGCGCCCGTTTTCTACTGTTGCGCCGGTGACTTCGCAGTGCATTAGCAGGTCAATTCCGTAGTCTTTTGCCCACTGGAAGCAAATGATACGGGTATAGAACGGGTTCACCGTGGTAGTGGATATATGAAACGGGCAATAGCGATGTCCCGCAGTGCCGTCCATAGCGGCGAGGTCATCGACCATTTTTTGCGCAAGACCGCCGACTATCTGCCGCTTGTGCATATCAAGAAAAGCGAGGAACGGCAGGCCGGAAGCCATCTGTCCGCCAAGATAGCCGAGGCGTTCGACCAAGACCACCTTTGCCCCTTCGCGCGCGGCGGAAACTGCCGCTGCCATGCCGCCGGGGCCTCCGCCTATGACAGCAACGTCGTACGTAAGTACTTCCTTTTTATTTTCATTTACCATTTTTGCTTCTCCCCTTTCCAGTAAGAACGCGCATAATTGGATTGTCTTCAAAAATTTTCTTTGCGGTATTCCTGCCGCGGAATAGCACATCATTGACCGCATAATTGGTCAGGCAAACTGAAGAAGACTGGTTTTTCGGGGGCAGTTTATCATGTGCCTGATACCAGGTGTAGGCAAATCCGTGCGCACCGATTTCCGACAACGCACGTATGCCTGTCCGCCCGAACGAGAAACGGCCAATCTGAATCTGCGGCACTGTATACTGCTCGGAGGTTTTTCCAATCTGAGTACATTCCAAGTGATGAAATATTTCATGCGCTAATATCAGTTCTTCTGCTGCTGCAGTAGAAAGGCCGTTAGCTTTCGCCCAGAGCCGTACTGAATCATCATAAATGAAAATGGTTTTGCGCCCTGAATAGTACTCACTGAAATAGCGCAAGTTGCCCGAAATCTTGTCAACCTTACGATGGTCAACAGTCAGGCCCTCGGCCTTGGCAACGTCATAAATGCTCTTATTTGGGTATTTCTCTATAAGCTTTTGTGCGGCGTCTACCCCTGTCTGCCAGGCCCTGTCTGCAATCGGCACCCGCATTTCTTCCGGAATCTTGTGATAAAGCAGGTCACGTTTTAGCTCTTTACGCGATTTAATCTGGTCGGGAAAGGGATAAACACGCATAAAAGACTTTCCTTTCTTCGCGGATTAGCCGCGTTCGTTTTCTGTAGTACGAGTACAAATGACTATAAGTGAGTCATCAGGACGGGCACCGGACAGTTCTACCCGGCACAAAGACATAATCTGGCTTTCACTTTGCATACCCGCAAGGTCAATAATGCGGCGTCCAAGAACGACATAAAGATTAGGAATTTCGGCGCCGCCGTCGCCGTGAATAGTATTATCAGCCAGTACGTTTTGCACAACTGATTTCCACCTTTTAACCGGGCAGGAAACAACCGTCGCGTTCTTGCGCTGCAAGCGGATAACACCGTCCCGGTCGAGCAGGCGCAAGGTATTGACTTTCTTTTTGAAGAACAGAAATGCACGTACAGTATTCTGACAGGTCAGCGCTACCATACTGCCGTTGTCTGCGGCAATTTTAATCTTAGAGGGATCAACTTTAAGATTGTCTGCTGCTATCTTAATCAGCTCTTCATCCGTCTTTTTTGCGCCGGAAAGCTCTTTGGTACGCAGCTCCGTCGCGCCTACTGCAATAGCTCTGACCTTCTGACGCTGATTGTCGACTTCAACCTTGACTTCTATCGTATCGGGGTCGGCACCGGACTGCACTGCCTTTTGAAAAGCTTCGTTGCGTATCGCGAGAATATCCTCTTCTGTAGGATTCATAATGGTCCGTTCAACCATATCACGCACCATGGCGAGGGCAACACCGATAGGCGAAATAACATGGGCGTTTTTCGCAATACGGAACTTGCAGCCCATATATTCGGCTAAGTGTGGTACAACGGTAGCCGCGCCGCCGCCTCCGCCGACAAAGGTAAGGGCGCTCTTATCAAGGCCATAATCCTTGATTAAGCTTTCCACAACTTTGCTGTTCTTGGCCGCGGCGAATTCCAAAACCTTTTTGGCACATTCTTCAACCGACATCCCCATATTCTTTGCCAGCGGCGCCCATGCCCTGCGGGCAGCTTCAGCATTGCCGTAGGCATAGTTTTCTTTTGACACATATCCTACGATATTGGCTGCACCGGAAAGAGTCAGCGCATATTTTTTGCCTCCGTCGCACTCAATATACGCATACTCCGGGTCGCCTTCCTTCGGGCGAATGGAACGCAAAACCGGATTGACGATATTTTCAGGGTCGGTGTAGACTTCATAGTCCAGATTAGCAATATGGGCAGAGCGAGGGCCGGTATTGACGGCCTTTCCGTCCTTCAGCTCGATCATAGAGCCGCCGCCGATACCGACAGTACGGACATCAAGGGAATTTACATATGTCTTATGCCCGCCGACTTCCGCGTAATGAACGACAACGTTGCCGTCCTTGACGCAGGATATATCAGTGGAGGTACCGCCGACTTCTAAGAAAATACCGTCAGTCAGCTTTTCGTACATCAGCGCACCGGCAACACCCGCCGCCGGGCCTGAGAGAATAGTGAGAATCGGGCGGTTGCGTACCTCGTCCATCGTCATAACGCCGCCGTCGCACCGCATGACCATCAAAGGTGCGCCGATATTAGCATTTTTGATACTCCGTTCGGTCATATTTGCAGCTTCAAGCATCTTTGGGAGGATAGACGCATTGATAACAGCGGTTCGAGTACGCACCTTTAAACCGTACAGCTTGGAGACATCACTTCCGGCAGTGCCGGGCAGGCCGAGTTTACGGTACTGCTCCAGCACAGCATTTTTGTTTGTGGGGTCATCAACGGAGAAAGCTTCGGTCGCAACGATGGACTGAGCGCCTTGACGCATCAAGTCGCTTAGTGCGTTCGCAACGTCATTAACGAAGGTTTCCTTTGTTCCGACATTGACGTACGCGTTGTAGCTTTGCAGATGCTTTCCGGCTGTCAGCTCAATGTTGCCGATATTAGTGTCGCTGCGGGACTTTAGACCTTGAATACCGCTTCCAATGGTGACAATGCCGACTTTAGCAACGTCCCCTTCCAGCAGGGCGTTGGTTGCCTGGGTTGTGCCATGAGCAATAAAGGTCACGTCTTCAGGCTTGATGTTGTATTCTTCCATTATTTTGGAAAGCACCTGCACAATGCCGGCTGCGACACCTTCCTTTGCCTCGTGTGTGGTGGGCAACTTCACACTGCCTATCAGTTCATAGGTTTCATCATTAATTGCAACGGCGTCTGTGAAGGTACCTCCTACATCTATTCCAATTCTGACTTTCATATTGATCTTCTCCTAAAATATGCGTAAGATTTAATTAGCTTCCGGCACTGCAACTGCGCCTGAAAACAAGTTTAGTTAGAAGTAAATGGCCACCATTATAATGACAGATAACGCAGTGACCACCCAGTTGGCCCAAAACACCTTGTTTGTAGTGGTAACCGGGTCATAACCAACAAAGTTGGAAGCCCAAACAACCTGTGTAGAAGTCGGGCAGGACTGGCTCGGCCAGCGATATGCAGCATAGAATACGGCAGAAAGCGCTATAACAGGTACTGCATTTACGGCAACCATGCTGGCAGCAAGACCTGCGCCAAGGCCCATCAGGTTGAAGGGGCCGCGGTACAGACCAAGCGGTGCGAGCACGCAGACGAAAATAACCAGTGCAACCGCGGTGCGGGGTGTAATCATTTGCATAAACGGCTGGATAGCTTTTTGAGTGGTAGGCGCTGTCATGGCGTTGATAATCATACCGATACCTAACATCAATCCAGCGGTTGGAGCGCCGTCTTTAAATCCTTCATAGCAGCACTGGACAAGCATGGACGAATACTTGGACCATTTGCCCTTGACGGTGAAAATAATCGCCCAAACAATACCGACCAGGAAAACCGGGATAGCGTCAAGACGGAAGATTAACATAACAAGGACAACCACGATTGGTGTGGCACAAGCCATAACACCGCGGAAACCTTTGAGCTGCGGGCGAGTTTCGGCCTCTTCCTCAGCCTCATCAGTTTCCTTTACCGGAGCGGCAAAAGCGAATTTGGCTCCATTCTTCTTAAAGTTCCATGCAAGGTAGACCACAAAGAACAGTACGCATATACCGCAGAGGAT
This DNA window, taken from [Clostridium] cellulosi, encodes the following:
- a CDS encoding hypothetical protein (High confidence in function and specificity), whose translation is MITGIIVVVIFLVMAGLMMSKKLPALLALPLMAVLIGIAGGLPALGEEGILTFVLSSGAIKLAGTYVAILFSCWLSQILYRTGVTDTIIKKAAELGGDKPFVVSLVLCVVTTFLFTVLFGTGAVAMVGAVVLPILLSVGVPPIVACNAFLAAMCGGYCLNPSNISAIANITGVTMSDMTLCAAILCGICVLFFVVYLAWNFKKNGAKFAFAAPVKETDEAEEEAETRPQLKGFRGVMACATPIVVVLVMLIFRLDAIPVFLVGIVWAIIFTVKGKWSKYSSMLVQCCYEGFKDGAPTAGLMLGIGMIINAMTAPTTQKAIQPFMQMITPRTAVALVIFVCVLAPLGLYRGPFNLMGLGAGLAASMVAVNAVPVIALSAVFYAAYRWPSQSCPTSTQVVWASNFVGYDPVTTTNKVFWANWVVTALSVIIMVAIYF